One region of Epilithonimonas zeae genomic DNA includes:
- a CDS encoding T9SS type A sorting domain-containing protein, which yields MKKISTTLLLLSSAVLFSQKVSWQKNIESNTQDFLSGLAITIDGQYLVSGSSIQKSQNPSTNNGQPSTNQGYDYHILKLDQQGQKVWEKYFSGNQHDYLSSTISTQEGGFLLAGTSYSSQALDKTDKSNGSSDIWIIKIDENGEEEWQKTIGTRYSEEARSVTQTADQGFVVAGSTNHPKQGYGSKDVFVTKLDKTGKMINQMILGGKGLDEVEKVIPTKDGGVLMGIYSRSGIYEGQSKSKINSKDLSTSLTQNSNSASSSNNQSNNAESNSDKQNSESYDVNFYGKTDRNYGEGDYWIVKLDKNGTVQWEKNFGGSEDDHIRTMALSDSGYIIGGESRSQTSGNKRAKLEEGTDLWILSLDEDGNEQWQQSYNFKNRDVLMSINTIKETTSNNQEATKGFLIGGFTQAEGKVQSNDETFWMLYIDKNGKEVWRKYVEGKDKKKEERLASAILNRDGSYILAGTSAEELGKENWKVVKLLDSDVENLMENKDIQIYPNPVKDYCYVEIGVGGFESDLVGGFSADISIYDMAGKVIQQLQTKNKVTKIDMSRLPQGVYIIKANIPTQKDKKLTTKIVKE from the coding sequence ATGAAAAAGATTTCTACCACGCTATTGCTGTTGTCTTCTGCCGTGCTTTTTTCACAAAAAGTTTCGTGGCAAAAGAACATTGAGTCCAATACCCAGGATTTTCTTTCGGGCTTAGCCATTACGATTGATGGGCAATACCTGGTTTCGGGCAGTTCTATCCAGAAGAGCCAGAATCCATCAACCAACAACGGTCAACCCTCAACTAATCAAGGTTACGATTACCATATTCTCAAACTAGACCAACAAGGTCAGAAGGTTTGGGAAAAATACTTTTCAGGTAATCAGCACGACTATCTCAGCTCTACTATCTCGACGCAGGAAGGCGGCTTTTTGTTAGCCGGCACTTCGTATTCGTCCCAGGCATTGGATAAGACAGACAAATCTAATGGCTCTTCTGATATCTGGATCATTAAGATTGATGAGAACGGTGAAGAAGAATGGCAAAAAACCATCGGAACCAGATACAGTGAGGAAGCCCGAAGTGTGACTCAAACCGCAGATCAGGGTTTTGTTGTTGCAGGCTCTACCAACCACCCGAAGCAGGGTTACGGATCCAAGGACGTCTTTGTGACCAAACTGGATAAAACGGGAAAAATGATCAACCAAATGATTTTGGGCGGTAAAGGTCTGGATGAGGTGGAGAAAGTGATTCCTACAAAAGATGGAGGTGTGTTGATGGGCATCTATTCCAGAAGCGGTATTTATGAAGGACAATCAAAATCTAAAATCAATTCTAAAGATCTGAGTACATCATTAACACAAAACAGTAATTCTGCATCTTCCTCAAACAATCAGTCCAATAATGCTGAATCGAATTCAGATAAACAGAATTCAGAATCCTATGATGTTAATTTTTATGGCAAGACAGATAGGAATTATGGAGAAGGGGATTATTGGATAGTAAAGCTGGACAAGAATGGCACTGTACAATGGGAGAAGAATTTCGGTGGAAGTGAAGATGACCATATCCGGACAATGGCATTAAGTGATTCAGGTTACATTATTGGAGGAGAAAGCAGATCACAAACATCCGGTAACAAGAGAGCTAAGTTGGAGGAAGGAACAGATCTTTGGATACTATCATTGGATGAAGATGGGAATGAACAGTGGCAGCAGTCTTATAACTTCAAAAATAGAGATGTTTTGATGTCCATAAACACCATCAAAGAAACAACAAGTAATAATCAGGAAGCAACGAAAGGTTTTTTGATTGGAGGTTTTACACAGGCTGAGGGTAAAGTTCAAAGCAACGACGAGACGTTCTGGATGTTGTATATCGATAAGAATGGTAAAGAGGTTTGGCGAAAGTATGTGGAAGGCAAAGACAAGAAGAAGGAAGAACGATTGGCAAGTGCCATCCTAAACAGAGATGGTTCGTATATTTTGGCAGGAACGAGTGCCGAGGAATTGGGTAAGGAAAACTGGAAGGTGGTGAAACTGTTGGACAGTGATGTAGAAAACCTTATGGAGAACAAAGATATCCAGATCTACCCGAATCCTGTGAAGGACTACTGTTATGTTGAGATAGGTGTTGGAGGGTTTGAGAGTGATCTTGTTGGAGGGTTTTCGGCGGATATCTCTATTTATGATATGGCTGGCAAAGTTATCCAACAGCTACAAACGAAGAATAAGGTGACGAAGATTGATATGAGTAGACTACCGCAGGGTGTCTACATTATCAAAGCAAACATCCCAACGCAGAAAGACAAAAAGCTAACTACTAAAATCGTGAAAGAATAA
- a CDS encoding DUF6266 family protein, which translates to MGKLYDSLLSGTSGRTGRIVVANVSGNEISRVRPKKRSGQPTVKQLLIQNRMKKCALFMQSYRGYACKYFGTRTGMKSSYNLAMTNLMENFKINFADATITPNYPMLSFSKGNLLAPVPLALNLATASTLEVTWQDNSAGNTERENDFLQILVAIEEEDISIFVENAAKRADAAYTVNLPVNFQNKPLHIWMAFRTEDGEMASNSQYAGTVS; encoded by the coding sequence ATGGGAAAATTATATGACTCATTACTATCAGGCACTTCAGGACGCACAGGACGTATCGTAGTAGCCAATGTTTCCGGAAACGAAATCTCCAGAGTTCGTCCAAAAAAACGCTCAGGACAACCAACAGTCAAACAACTTCTGATTCAGAACCGGATGAAAAAATGCGCTCTCTTTATGCAATCCTACCGCGGCTATGCTTGCAAATATTTTGGTACTCGTACGGGGATGAAATCCTCTTACAATCTGGCTATGACCAATCTGATGGAAAACTTCAAGATCAATTTTGCGGATGCCACCATCACACCCAACTATCCAATGCTATCTTTTTCCAAGGGTAATCTTTTAGCACCGGTTCCGCTTGCTTTGAACCTAGCTACAGCTAGTACACTGGAGGTCACCTGGCAGGATAATTCAGCAGGAAACACAGAAAGGGAAAACGATTTTTTACAGATTCTGGTGGCTATTGAAGAAGAAGATATCTCCATCTTTGTAGAGAATGCCGCAAAACGTGCCGATGCCGCTTACACAGTTAACCTACCAGTCAACTTTCAGAACAAACCGCTTCATATCTGGATGGCTTTCCGGACAGAGGATGGCGAAATGGCTTCCAACTCTCAGTATGCAGGCACTGTTTCTTAA
- a CDS encoding RHS repeat-associated core domain-containing protein, with protein sequence MGNNLQNIDYSYNIRGWLTKVNDPASLNGKLFAYELKYNNPANTSLATARHNGNITEVDWNSSADNTRRRYGYIYDGNNRLTKASYQEPGHTVPYLKYYDEEVSYDLNGNIATLKRNGKPMKGTTPSAVDNLTYFYDGNKLTSITDASANKSGYPGGGLTNTYDPNGNMLTMPDKKITQEMIYNFLNLPESIEQNTTQTQYYYRADGVKLKKVFTLSSQTIKTEYLDGFVYATPYSGALKTAVEADTEIAKDASSAGQREAFTLAEQQLSSDPVDQAVIQPYFFPTSEGFYDYENKRYIYQYKDHLGNVRVSYAKNTATGAAEYLNGNNYYPFGLNFINSGDAAAVYNPSANYANYKYNQKELQETGFYDYGWRQYMPDLGRWFGMDQLSETYSSTSPYAYVMNNPISFFDPDGRYTQSSGNNWLQDMWDNTTSYSSWSNTGNGSFKGGEIGMPHDQFTSFYNFLSGGGTGSYTYWTNAAGNSTGSHIQGLDGHKVNITDNGWMSDMIDKAAGFMDSIWNSNFARSLVPDRMGITLGTSAGGGLEFGMSGGIEFILRGKDAGIYVDPFNTASLGGVIGGGGEYNLNYFTSRFSGNVSDISLNSVVGMEWYMGGTAAVVGGVNGGYSMSFDPNPNNGAVLGRWHTTTSGLSIGAKGSVGVGFTISNTRIGVGFDGKSRIADYSGLLTGKKGY encoded by the coding sequence GTGGGCAACAACCTGCAAAACATAGACTACAGCTACAATATCCGGGGATGGCTTACCAAGGTGAACGACCCTGCCAGCCTGAACGGAAAATTATTTGCCTATGAGCTGAAATATAACAACCCTGCCAACACCAGCCTTGCCACTGCCCGCCATAATGGGAATATCACCGAAGTGGACTGGAACAGTTCAGCGGATAATACCCGCAGAAGATATGGCTATATCTATGACGGCAACAACCGGCTGACCAAAGCCAGCTATCAGGAGCCTGGCCATACAGTGCCTTATCTTAAATATTATGATGAGGAAGTATCCTATGACCTCAATGGGAATATCGCCACCCTGAAACGAAACGGGAAACCTATGAAAGGTACCACCCCTTCTGCGGTGGATAACCTTACTTACTTTTATGATGGTAACAAGCTCACAAGCATTACAGATGCCTCTGCCAACAAAAGCGGCTATCCAGGCGGAGGGCTTACCAATACCTATGACCCCAATGGGAATATGCTGACGATGCCGGATAAGAAGATCACTCAGGAAATGATTTACAATTTTCTGAACCTGCCGGAAAGTATTGAGCAGAACACCACCCAAACCCAGTACTATTACCGTGCGGACGGTGTGAAGCTGAAAAAAGTATTTACCTTGTCTTCCCAAACCATAAAAACAGAATACCTGGATGGCTTTGTGTATGCTACGCCGTACAGCGGTGCCTTGAAAACTGCTGTGGAAGCGGACACAGAAATTGCCAAGGATGCATCATCGGCCGGGCAAAGGGAAGCCTTCACACTGGCTGAACAACAGCTGTCGAGTGATCCGGTAGATCAGGCGGTGATCCAGCCTTATTTCTTTCCCACTTCCGAAGGTTTTTATGATTATGAAAATAAGCGGTATATTTACCAGTACAAAGACCATCTGGGAAATGTAAGGGTAAGCTATGCCAAAAACACCGCTACGGGTGCTGCAGAATACCTGAACGGGAACAACTATTACCCTTTTGGGCTTAACTTTATCAATAGTGGCGATGCAGCAGCGGTCTACAACCCTTCTGCGAACTATGCGAACTACAAGTACAACCAGAAGGAGTTGCAGGAGACGGGGTTCTATGATTACGGGTGGCGACAGTATATGCCAGACCTTGGAAGATGGTTTGGGATGGATCAATTGTCAGAAACTTATAGTTCTACTTCTCCATATGCCTATGTGATGAACAATCCTATCTCATTCTTTGACCCAGATGGACGATATACCCAGAGCAGTGGTAATAACTGGTTACAGGATATGTGGGACAACACAACATCCTATAGTTCTTGGAGTAATACAGGAAACGGAAGTTTTAAAGGCGGAGAAATCGGAATGCCGCACGACCAGTTTACTTCTTTTTATAATTTTCTCTCTGGAGGCGGGACAGGTTCTTATACTTATTGGACAAATGCAGCCGGAAATTCAACAGGAAGTCACATACAGGGGTTGGATGGACATAAGGTAAATATTACAGACAACGGATGGATGTCTGATATGATAGATAAAGCGGCTGGTTTTATGGATAGTATTTGGAATAGTAATTTTGCAAGATCGTTAGTGCCTGACAGAATGGGAATAACTCTTGGTACCTCTGCTGGCGGAGGGTTAGAGTTTGGAATGTCTGGAGGAATAGAATTCATTTTACGAGGTAAAGATGCTGGTATTTATGTCGATCCTTTTAATACTGCAAGTTTAGGCGGAGTTATTGGCGGTGGTGGCGAATATAATTTAAATTATTTTACAAGCCGTTTTTCTGGAAATGTTTCCGATATAAGTTTGAATAGTGTTGTGGGTATGGAATGGTATATGGGAGGTACAGCAGCAGTAGTGGGAGGTGTAAATGGAGGTTATTCTATGAGTTTTGATCCCAATCCTAATAATGGAGCAGTTTTAGGAAGATGGCATACAACAACAAGTGGTCTTTCAATAGGTGCTAAAGGTTCAGTAGGTGTGGGTTTTACTATTTCTAATACAAGGATTGGTGTTGGTTTTGATGGAAAAAGTCGAATAGCTGATTATTCAGGATTGTTAACAGGTAAAAAAGGTTATTAA
- a CDS encoding carbonic anhydrase family protein — MKAHTSETQATITPEKALEILKEGNARFVNNLKANRDLLEQVNATRAGQWPFAVILSCIDSRTSAELIFDQGLGDIFSVRIAGNFVNQDILGSMEFGCNVAGSKLVVVLGHSKCGALKGGLDAAAIEGMGMDNLNHLIGHFDPIIKNIIKDGEERSSKNEDLLERLNHHNVKHAIEDIRKQSSTLKRLEDEGKIKVVGANYDVETGVVNWL; from the coding sequence ATGAAAGCACATACATCAGAAACGCAAGCGACTATCACTCCGGAAAAAGCATTGGAAATCCTTAAAGAAGGCAATGCAAGATTCGTCAACAACCTAAAAGCGAATAGAGATCTTCTGGAGCAGGTGAATGCAACGCGCGCAGGACAATGGCCATTTGCAGTTATTTTGAGCTGTATAGACAGCCGTACTTCCGCTGAACTAATATTTGACCAAGGTCTGGGAGATATCTTCAGTGTAAGAATTGCCGGTAACTTTGTGAATCAGGACATCCTTGGTTCTATGGAATTTGGCTGCAACGTAGCGGGTTCCAAATTGGTTGTCGTTTTGGGACACTCCAAATGCGGTGCATTGAAAGGTGGTCTGGACGCAGCAGCTATCGAAGGAATGGGAATGGATAACTTGAATCACTTGATCGGACATTTTGATCCTATCATCAAAAATATCATTAAGGATGGCGAGGAGCGTTCTTCTAAAAACGAAGATCTTCTTGAGAGACTGAACCATCATAATGTAAAACATGCGATAGAAGACATTCGTAAGCAAAGCTCCACTTTGAAAAGGCTGGAAGACGAAGGTAAAATCAAAGTAGTTGGTGCAAATTACGACGTAGAAACTGGCGTTGTAAATTGGTTATAG
- a CDS encoding carbonic anhydrase: MAKSYEAIFENNKKWVESKISDNPEYFHQLAKTQNPEYLYIGCSDSRVTAEDMMGAEPGEVFVHRNVANVINTLDMSSTAVIQYAVEHLKVKHIIVCGHYNCGGVKAAMTSQDLGLLNPWLRNIRDVYRLHQIELDAIEDEAKRYDRLVELNVQEQCINVIKMACVQERYILEEQPVVHGWVFDLRTGKIIDLEIDFEKILKDIQKIYNLTDSDWVMSRKK; this comes from the coding sequence ATGGCAAAGTCGTACGAAGCTATTTTCGAGAACAATAAGAAGTGGGTAGAGTCTAAAATCTCGGACAATCCGGAATATTTTCACCAACTCGCTAAAACACAAAATCCCGAATACCTGTACATCGGATGTTCCGACAGCCGGGTAACAGCAGAAGATATGATGGGTGCAGAACCGGGCGAAGTGTTTGTTCACAGGAACGTAGCCAATGTCATCAACACTTTGGATATGAGTTCAACAGCAGTCATTCAGTACGCTGTGGAACATCTGAAAGTAAAGCATATTATCGTATGTGGCCATTATAACTGTGGTGGTGTAAAAGCAGCGATGACATCTCAGGATCTCGGACTACTGAATCCTTGGCTGAGAAACATCCGGGATGTGTACAGACTGCACCAGATAGAACTGGACGCTATAGAAGATGAAGCCAAAAGATATGATCGCCTGGTGGAGCTGAATGTTCAGGAACAATGCATCAACGTCATCAAGATGGCTTGCGTACAGGAACGTTATATTTTGGAAGAACAGCCTGTTGTCCACGGCTGGGTGTTCGACCTCAGAACAGGAAAAATAATCGACCTCGAAATCGATTTTGAAAAAATATTAAAAGACATTCAGAAGATCTACAACCTGACAGATTCTGACTGGGTGATGAGCCGAAAAAAATAA
- a CDS encoding SulP family inorganic anion transporter → MKKSQSLFGGIKENFPSGLVVFLVALPLCLGIALASGAPPLSGIIAGIVGGIVVGSISNSNISVSGPAAGLTAIVLVAITDIGAFELFLCAGIIAGVIQLILGFIRAGSISNYFPNNVIEGMLAGIGIIIILKQLSHAVGFDKDYEGHQSLFDNGFNTGYFTELFAAIHPGAIIVTLVSMGILLAWDHVTALKRLKLLPGALVAVIAGILMNEFFKLSGSSLAISPEHLVTLPVPTTLDEFKNLVTFPDLAGFTNPKVWITGATIAIVASIETLLCIEASDRLDVRRRITDTNLELKAQGIGNLISSFIGGLPMTSVVVRSSANASAGATSKASAIIHGVLLLICVLTIPVILNLIPLATLAAVLILVGYKLAKPATFKHFWHNGKYQFIPFVATVVAVVATDLLKGVGIGLLISIIYILQGNMKRAYYLSRETLNDADEITIKLAEEVSFLNKAAIKKTLKNIKSGSKVIIDAKTTSYITTDVLEMIQDFANVRAKEEDIEVELVGFKTSYRDYASDQDSHVVVNHKRAM, encoded by the coding sequence ATGAAAAAGTCACAATCTTTGTTTGGAGGAATCAAAGAGAACTTTCCATCCGGTCTTGTCGTATTTCTTGTGGCATTACCATTATGTTTAGGTATTGCATTGGCATCCGGAGCTCCTCCATTATCCGGTATTATTGCAGGTATTGTTGGAGGTATTGTAGTGGGATCAATCAGTAACTCCAACATCTCGGTTTCAGGACCAGCGGCTGGTCTTACGGCTATTGTTTTGGTAGCAATTACCGATATTGGTGCATTTGAGTTATTTCTATGTGCCGGGATTATTGCCGGAGTGATTCAGTTGATTCTGGGTTTTATCCGTGCAGGTAGCATCTCCAATTATTTCCCGAACAATGTTATAGAAGGAATGTTGGCCGGTATCGGAATCATTATTATTTTGAAACAGCTGTCGCACGCAGTGGGATTTGATAAAGATTATGAAGGGCATCAATCCTTATTCGATAATGGGTTTAATACGGGTTATTTCACCGAATTATTTGCGGCGATCCATCCGGGAGCTATCATCGTGACATTGGTATCGATGGGAATTCTATTGGCTTGGGATCATGTAACAGCTTTGAAGAGATTGAAATTATTACCTGGAGCATTAGTTGCAGTGATTGCCGGAATCTTGATGAATGAGTTTTTCAAATTATCAGGAAGCTCATTAGCAATCTCTCCGGAGCACTTGGTAACACTGCCGGTTCCAACCACATTGGACGAGTTCAAGAATCTGGTAACTTTTCCGGATTTGGCTGGATTTACTAATCCTAAAGTTTGGATCACAGGCGCAACAATTGCTATTGTAGCATCGATTGAGACTTTACTTTGTATCGAAGCTTCAGACAGATTAGACGTAAGAAGAAGAATCACAGACACCAACCTGGAGCTTAAAGCACAGGGAATTGGAAATTTAATCAGTTCATTTATTGGAGGATTACCAATGACATCCGTAGTGGTTAGAAGTTCTGCTAACGCAAGTGCAGGTGCGACTTCTAAAGCGTCAGCGATAATCCATGGGGTTTTGTTATTGATTTGTGTTCTAACAATTCCTGTCATACTGAATTTGATTCCATTAGCGACATTAGCAGCGGTATTGATTTTGGTAGGCTATAAATTGGCGAAACCGGCAACTTTCAAGCATTTTTGGCACAACGGAAAGTATCAGTTTATCCCATTTGTGGCAACTGTGGTGGCTGTTGTGGCAACGGATTTGCTGAAAGGGGTTGGGATTGGATTATTAATTTCAATTATTTATATTTTACAGGGAAATATGAAGCGTGCTTATTACCTGAGCAGAGAAACATTGAACGATGCCGACGAGATCACCATCAAATTGGCAGAAGAAGTTTCTTTCCTGAACAAGGCGGCAATCAAAAAAACATTGAAGAATATCAAGTCTGGTTCCAAGGTAATTATCGATGCCAAGACGACTTCATATATAACAACAGATGTATTGGAAATGATTCAGGATTTTGCCAATGTAAGAGCAAAAGAAGAGGATATAGAAGTAGAACTGGTGGGATTCAAAACCTCGTATAGAGATTATGCGAGCGACCAGGACTCCCACGTGGTGGTCAACCACAAAAGAGCAATGTAA